The Streptomyces aurantiacus genome includes a region encoding these proteins:
- a CDS encoding DinB family protein produces the protein MTTPGAGMPYAGGEKESLHASLDHHRDAVLWKLEGLDDEQLRRPMTPSGTNLLGLVKHLGSVEYGWFCTTFGREVEPLWFDPYTDEDMSVGPGETTAQIVDFYGRARAAADRVITELPLDAPGKAPWRDHEVSLRWVLIHMLEDTVRHAGHMDIVRELIDGETGAYRPQSGGS, from the coding sequence ATGACCACTCCTGGGGCTGGAATGCCGTACGCCGGCGGCGAGAAGGAAAGTCTGCACGCGAGCCTCGACCACCATCGGGACGCGGTGCTCTGGAAGCTGGAGGGGCTGGACGACGAGCAGTTGCGCCGACCCATGACCCCGTCCGGCACGAATCTGCTGGGGCTGGTGAAGCATCTCGGGTCGGTCGAGTACGGCTGGTTCTGTACGACGTTCGGCCGCGAGGTGGAGCCGCTGTGGTTCGACCCGTACACGGACGAGGACATGTCGGTCGGCCCCGGCGAGACGACGGCGCAGATCGTGGACTTCTACGGCCGGGCCCGCGCGGCGGCCGACCGTGTGATCACCGAGCTGCCGCTGGACGCACCCGGCAAGGCTCCGTGGCGCGACCACGAGGTGTCGCTGCGGTGGGTCCTCATCCACATGCTCGAGGACACGGTGCGGCACGCGGGCCACATGGACATCGTGCGGGAGCTGATCGACGGGGAGACCGGGGCGTACCGCCCGCAGTCGGGCGGTTCCTAG
- a CDS encoding class I SAM-dependent methyltransferase produces the protein MSPTTRTFHELVAEAEAAPTEGWDFSWFEGRATEERPSWGYARAMGERLAKAEAALDIQTGGGEVLASARELPRVTVATEGWPPNVAKATALLHPRGAVVVASAEDAPLPFADAAFDLVVSRHPVTAHWTEIARVLRPGGTYFAQHVGPASAYEVVEYFLGPQPEAQRGARHPDHERAGAEAAGLEVVDLRAERLRMEFHDIGAVVHFLRKVVWMVPDFTVDRYRPQLLSLHERIEAEGPFVAHSSRHLFEARRPDA, from the coding sequence ATGAGCCCGACCACCCGCACCTTCCACGAACTCGTCGCCGAGGCCGAGGCCGCGCCCACGGAGGGGTGGGACTTCTCGTGGTTCGAGGGCCGGGCCACCGAGGAGCGCCCGTCCTGGGGGTATGCGCGCGCCATGGGGGAGCGCCTGGCCAAGGCCGAAGCCGCTCTCGACATCCAGACCGGCGGTGGTGAAGTCCTGGCGTCGGCGCGGGAGTTGCCGAGGGTCACCGTCGCCACCGAGGGGTGGCCGCCGAACGTCGCCAAGGCCACCGCCCTGCTCCACCCGCGGGGCGCGGTCGTCGTCGCCTCTGCCGAGGACGCCCCGCTGCCGTTCGCCGACGCGGCCTTCGACCTCGTCGTGAGCAGGCATCCGGTGACGGCGCACTGGACGGAGATCGCCCGCGTCCTGAGGCCCGGCGGCACGTACTTCGCCCAGCACGTGGGTCCCGCCAGCGCCTACGAGGTGGTCGAGTACTTCCTCGGTCCGCAGCCCGAGGCGCAGCGCGGCGCCCGCCACCCGGACCATGAGCGGGCCGGCGCCGAGGCGGCCGGCCTCGAAGTCGTCGACCTGCGCGCGGAGCGGCTGCGGATGGAGTTCCACGACATCGGGGCCGTCGTGCACTTCCTGCGGAAGGTGGTGTGGATGGTGCCCGACTTCACCGTCGACCGGTACCGCCCCCAACTGCTCAGCCTGCACGAGCGGATCGAGGCCGAGGGTCCGTTCGTGGCCCACAGCTCCCGCCACCTCTTCGAGGCCCGCCGCCCGGACGCGTAG
- a CDS encoding ArsR/SmtB family transcription factor produces MGHGVDAKSSTRDRLDAVGAADVAATLQALATPSRLRILARLREGPCAVGELAEAADLEQSACSHQLRLLRNLGLVTGERRGRSIVYALYDHHVAELLEQALHHVEHLRLGLRDETLRDEA; encoded by the coding sequence ATGGGCCATGGAGTCGATGCGAAGAGCAGCACCCGCGACCGTCTGGACGCCGTCGGCGCCGCGGACGTCGCCGCGACGCTCCAGGCTCTGGCCACGCCCTCCCGGCTGCGCATCCTGGCGCGCCTGCGGGAGGGCCCGTGCGCGGTCGGCGAGCTCGCCGAGGCGGCGGACCTGGAGCAGTCGGCGTGCTCGCACCAGCTGCGGCTGCTGCGGAATCTGGGGCTCGTCACGGGCGAGCGGCGCGGTCGGTCGATCGTCTACGCGCTGTACGACCACCATGTGGCCGAGCTGCTGGAGCAGGCGCTGCACCATGTGGAGCACCTGCGGCTGGGGTTGCGGGACGAGACCTTGCGGGACGAGGCGTAA
- a CDS encoding pilus assembly protein TadG-related protein has translation MALFRFRGDQGSTLPIYIWLTGILLFAAFAFFAFAQAASARNGAQSAADAAALAAAQDARDELMEGLGGAIGTDDQWLDWLDGDKFEGAGATAAAQQLAAENDSTVQGGAQQVAINALPGFRVAVETNYTVGDSIIPGTETKHAKADAVAVIEPRCDFDLDADPTKLITLDCDGEPVDIDPEDFELDDLPDASVLFSVHLAE, from the coding sequence ATAGCGCTGTTCCGTTTCCGAGGAGACCAGGGTTCGACCCTTCCCATCTACATCTGGTTGACGGGAATCCTGCTCTTCGCCGCGTTCGCGTTCTTCGCGTTCGCCCAGGCGGCGTCCGCCCGCAACGGTGCGCAATCCGCGGCGGACGCCGCCGCGTTGGCAGCCGCGCAGGACGCCCGCGACGAACTGATGGAAGGCCTTGGGGGCGCCATCGGAACGGACGACCAGTGGCTGGACTGGCTCGACGGTGACAAGTTCGAGGGCGCCGGGGCCACGGCCGCGGCCCAGCAACTGGCCGCCGAGAACGACTCAACCGTCCAGGGCGGTGCCCAACAGGTCGCCATCAACGCGCTGCCCGGATTCCGGGTGGCCGTCGAGACGAACTACACGGTGGGCGACTCGATCATCCCTGGCACCGAGACAAAACATGCCAAGGCTGATGCCGTTGCCGTCATCGAACCCCGGTGTGACTTCGACCTCGACGCCGATCCCACGAAACTCATCACGTTGGACTGTGACGGCGAACCCGTGGACATCGACCCCGAAGATTTCGAATTGGACGACCTTCCCGACGCGTCCGTGCTGTTCTCTGTGCATCTGGCCGAGTGA
- a CDS encoding response regulator transcription factor, translating into MPDQALSGPPLRVLVADDNPVVRAGLAALLDAHPGIRVVAQASNGAEAVAAATLHRPDVILLDVRMPGTDGLTALPPLARLAPVMMLTYSSEPEVVAEALRLGAVGYLVHGEFTTPELITAVRDLHSGMATFTSSAADVSDSLGVSYEPNQNSSHVQSVVAQSSEARPVHAAGLHRRGRNRRDFGLSSREVEVMDLIAAGMSNQQIAATCFISEKTVKNHINRIFAKLHASTRSEAIAHWLGTAHGGWNR; encoded by the coding sequence ATGCCTGACCAGGCACTTTCCGGCCCGCCCCTGCGAGTGCTCGTGGCCGACGACAACCCGGTCGTCCGGGCCGGCCTCGCGGCCCTGCTCGACGCCCACCCCGGCATCCGGGTCGTGGCCCAGGCGTCCAACGGCGCGGAAGCGGTCGCGGCCGCGACCCTGCACCGCCCCGACGTGATCCTGCTCGACGTGCGCATGCCCGGCACGGACGGCCTGACCGCACTGCCCCCGCTGGCCCGGCTCGCTCCCGTGATGATGCTGACGTACAGCAGCGAACCCGAGGTGGTGGCCGAGGCGTTGCGCCTGGGCGCCGTCGGGTATCTGGTCCACGGAGAGTTCACGACCCCCGAACTGATCACCGCCGTGCGGGACTTGCACTCCGGAATGGCCACTTTCACATCCTCCGCCGCCGATGTGTCGGATTCGCTCGGTGTTTCGTACGAACCGAACCAAAACTCTTCGCATGTGCAATCAGTTGTGGCACAGTCGTCGGAGGCTCGACCTGTCCATGCGGCGGGGCTCCACCGTCGCGGCCGCAACCGACGCGATTTCGGTCTGAGTTCACGGGAGGTGGAGGTCATGGATCTCATCGCGGCCGGCATGAGCAACCAGCAGATCGCCGCCACGTGCTTCATCAGCGAGAAGACGGTCAAGAATCACATCAACCGCATCTTCGCAAAGCTGCACGCTTCCACGCGCAGCGAAGCGATAGCCCACTGGCTGGGCACGGCCCACGGGGGGTGGAACCGGTGA
- a CDS encoding heavy metal translocating P-type ATPase — protein MSAPTSTPTALSAPAPVRVRPVRTRLFALPEARWAAASTAAFLLALPLQLLGASAWLWGPLYAAAYLAGGWEPALEGLRALRAKTLDVDLLMIVAALGAASIGQVMDGALLIVIFATSGAVEALATARTEDSVRGLLGLAPPTATRLHPDTGAEETVEAARLAVGDVVLVRPGERVGADGRVLDGASDIDQATITGEPLPVPKGPGDEVFAGTLNGTGALRLRVERDPSDTVIARVVALVEEASRTKAPTQLFVERIEHRYALGMVAATVLVFVVPLAFGAELTGALLRAMTFMIVASPCAVVLATMPPLLSAIANAGRHGVLIKSAVVMEGLGRTDRIAYDKTGTLTEGTPHLTEAVPEPGFSADELLSLAASAEHRSEHPVARAIVAAARDLPREEAYDFRSAPGRGVGATVGGRKVEVGSPEQLGERDAVPGTDGTAVVVRVDGERAGWLLLADRLRPGAPEAVAALSRLTAAPSVLLTGDNRRAAHAVAGRTGVPSDGVRAGLLPHEKAEAVRDLGGQVLFVGDGVNDAPALAAAHTGVAMGRAGSDLALETADAVLVHDDLTAIPKAVALSRRARRLVVQNLCLAGVFITVLVTWDLVGHLPLPLGVAGHEGSTILVGLNGLRLLRESAWRE, from the coding sequence ATGTCCGCCCCGACATCCACCCCCACAGCCCTGTCCGCTCCCGCTCCCGTGCGCGTGCGGCCCGTCCGCACGCGTCTGTTCGCCCTTCCCGAAGCCCGCTGGGCCGCCGCCTCCACGGCGGCCTTCCTGCTCGCGCTGCCGCTCCAACTGCTCGGCGCATCCGCCTGGTTGTGGGGCCCGCTGTACGCCGCCGCCTACCTGGCCGGCGGCTGGGAGCCCGCCCTCGAAGGGCTCAGGGCGCTGCGCGCGAAGACCCTCGACGTCGACCTGCTGATGATCGTCGCGGCGCTCGGCGCGGCCTCGATCGGCCAGGTCATGGACGGTGCGCTGCTCATCGTCATCTTCGCCACCTCGGGCGCGGTGGAGGCCCTGGCCACAGCCCGTACCGAGGACAGCGTCCGCGGCCTCCTCGGTCTGGCACCCCCGACGGCCACCCGTCTGCACCCCGACACCGGCGCGGAGGAAACGGTCGAGGCCGCCCGGCTCGCCGTCGGGGACGTCGTCCTGGTGCGCCCGGGGGAGCGCGTCGGCGCCGACGGCCGCGTCCTCGACGGCGCGAGCGACATCGACCAGGCGACCATCACCGGCGAACCCCTCCCCGTACCGAAGGGACCCGGCGACGAGGTCTTCGCCGGCACGCTCAACGGCACCGGCGCCCTGCGCCTCCGTGTCGAGCGCGACCCGTCCGACACGGTCATCGCCCGCGTGGTCGCCCTCGTCGAGGAGGCGTCCCGCACGAAGGCCCCGACGCAGCTCTTCGTCGAGCGGATCGAACACCGCTACGCGCTCGGCATGGTGGCCGCGACCGTCCTCGTCTTCGTCGTCCCGCTCGCCTTCGGCGCCGAGCTCACCGGGGCGCTGCTGCGGGCCATGACCTTCATGATCGTCGCCTCCCCGTGCGCGGTGGTTCTGGCGACGATGCCGCCGCTCCTGTCGGCCATCGCCAACGCGGGCCGCCACGGCGTGCTCATCAAGTCGGCCGTCGTCATGGAAGGCCTCGGCCGGACGGACCGGATCGCCTACGACAAGACCGGCACGCTGACCGAGGGCACCCCCCACCTCACCGAGGCCGTACCGGAACCCGGCTTCTCGGCGGACGAGTTGCTCTCGCTCGCCGCCTCCGCCGAGCACCGCAGCGAGCACCCCGTCGCCCGCGCGATCGTGGCGGCCGCCCGGGACCTGCCGCGCGAGGAGGCGTACGACTTCCGGTCCGCGCCGGGACGCGGAGTGGGCGCGACCGTGGGCGGGCGGAAGGTGGAGGTCGGCTCCCCCGAGCAGCTCGGCGAGCGGGACGCGGTCCCGGGCACCGACGGCACCGCGGTCGTCGTGCGCGTGGACGGCGAGCGGGCCGGCTGGCTGCTCCTCGCCGACCGGCTCCGACCGGGCGCCCCCGAGGCCGTCGCCGCCCTGAGCCGCCTCACCGCCGCCCCGTCCGTCCTCCTCACCGGTGACAACCGCCGCGCCGCCCACGCGGTGGCCGGGCGGACCGGCGTCCCCTCCGACGGCGTACGCGCGGGCCTGCTCCCGCACGAGAAGGCCGAGGCCGTACGGGACCTGGGCGGGCAGGTGCTCTTCGTCGGCGACGGTGTGAACGACGCGCCCGCCCTGGCCGCCGCCCACACCGGTGTCGCGATGGGCCGGGCGGGCTCGGACCTGGCCCTGGAGACCGCGGACGCCGTACTCGTCCACGACGACCTCACGGCGATCCCGAAGGCGGTCGCCCTCTCCCGTCGCGCCCGGCGTCTCGTCGTCCAGAACCTGTGCCTCGCCGGGGTGTTCATCACCGTCCTCGTCACCTGGGACCTGGTCGGCCATCTCCCGCTGCCCCTCGGCGTCGCGGGCCACGAGGGCTCCACGATCCTGGTCGGCCTCAACGGCCTGCGTCTGCTGAGGGAGAGCGCCTGGCGCGAATGA
- a CDS encoding DUF5936 domain-containing protein: MLALLLAALMGLAVAGILLGVRMYRAEAKLPGDMALALEVGATRVSTAESAVDRLGMRFAPLVLRVMGPRRVDAKRRRIDMAGNPGGLTLNRYAARRAVYGVFGVLLFLIFLTNGRLLFALMALAFGLLAADALIWQAIRERKEVIDRTLPDFLDVLAVVVSAGLGFRQALDRVADHYEGPWADELRITLRQMDMGVSRRQAFDELRRRNSSEQVAQFVSALQQGEELGSPIADTLIQLATDMRRTDAQNSRRRAAKTIPKATMVTLVFMLPATMILIATGMFLGSGTNFGSVLGR, translated from the coding sequence GTGCTCGCTCTGCTGCTCGCCGCACTGATGGGCCTCGCGGTCGCAGGCATCCTTCTGGGCGTCCGCATGTACCGCGCGGAGGCCAAGCTTCCCGGCGACATGGCGCTCGCCCTGGAGGTCGGCGCGACCCGTGTCTCCACGGCGGAGTCGGCCGTCGACCGCCTCGGCATGCGCTTCGCCCCGCTCGTGCTGCGGGTGATGGGCCCGCGCCGCGTGGACGCCAAGCGCCGCCGCATCGACATGGCGGGCAACCCCGGCGGCCTGACCCTGAACCGCTACGCGGCCCGCCGGGCGGTGTACGGCGTCTTCGGCGTCCTGCTCTTCCTGATCTTCCTCACCAACGGGCGGCTCCTCTTCGCCCTGATGGCCCTCGCCTTCGGCCTGCTGGCCGCCGACGCCCTGATCTGGCAGGCGATCCGCGAACGCAAGGAGGTCATCGACCGCACCCTCCCCGACTTCCTGGACGTCCTGGCGGTCGTGGTGTCGGCGGGCCTCGGCTTCCGCCAGGCCCTGGACCGCGTCGCCGACCACTACGAGGGGCCGTGGGCGGACGAACTGCGCATCACCCTGCGCCAGATGGACATGGGCGTCAGCCGCCGCCAGGCGTTCGACGAGCTGCGCAGGCGCAACTCCTCCGAGCAGGTCGCCCAGTTCGTCTCGGCACTGCAGCAGGGCGAGGAGCTGGGCTCCCCGATCGCCGACACCCTCATCCAGCTCGCCACCGACATGCGCCGCACCGACGCCCAGAACTCCCGCCGCCGGGCCGCGAAGACGATCCCCAAGGCGACGATGGTCACGCTGGTGTTCATGCTCCCGGCCACGATGATCCTCATCGCCACGGGAATGTTCCTCGGCTCGGGCACGAACTTCGGCTCAGTCCTGGGGCGTTGA
- a CDS encoding GntR family transcriptional regulator translates to MDFQPDAEIDHEGPVTPYRQLAGILHARIKRGDWQPNRPISSETQLVQQYGLARTTVRRAIAVLVEEELVFTVPQRGTYVAPLPTPKAPDSA, encoded by the coding sequence ATGGATTTTCAACCGGATGCCGAAATCGATCACGAGGGGCCGGTCACGCCCTACCGGCAGTTGGCGGGCATCCTGCATGCCCGGATCAAGCGGGGCGACTGGCAGCCGAACAGGCCCATCTCCAGTGAGACCCAGCTCGTGCAGCAGTACGGGCTGGCGCGCACGACGGTCCGTCGCGCGATCGCGGTGCTCGTGGAGGAGGAGTTGGTCTTCACTGTTCCGCAGCGGGGGACGTACGTCGCTCCGCTGCCGACGCCGAAGGCCCCCGACTCGGCTTGA
- a CDS encoding OmpA family protein — MTPLTSAHADDEDPSAPPGSVTTSPPPEVDANSPGLKLADGATLASAKVLDIKSVVEDLGGEERREDTNEDVTFALQAEVLFPKDSSKLNPEARSRIAAIAAEIKSQKATNVRVFGFTDNLGSYAHGLTLSKKRAEAVHEELAAGVGGANVTFVVRGYSEDYPIADNTSEQGRRKNRRVEVTFPKEA, encoded by the coding sequence ATGACTCCGCTGACCTCGGCCCATGCGGACGACGAGGACCCCAGTGCCCCGCCGGGCAGCGTCACCACGTCGCCGCCCCCGGAGGTCGACGCGAACAGCCCGGGGCTGAAGCTCGCCGACGGCGCCACGCTCGCCTCCGCGAAGGTGCTGGACATCAAGTCGGTCGTCGAGGACCTCGGCGGCGAGGAACGCCGCGAGGACACGAACGAGGACGTGACGTTCGCCCTCCAGGCCGAGGTCCTCTTCCCGAAGGACAGCTCGAAACTCAACCCGGAGGCACGCTCGCGCATCGCGGCGATCGCGGCCGAGATCAAGTCCCAGAAGGCCACGAACGTCCGCGTCTTCGGCTTCACGGACAACCTCGGCTCGTACGCCCATGGCCTCACGCTCTCCAAGAAGCGCGCGGAAGCCGTCCACGAGGAGCTCGCCGCCGGTGTCGGAGGGGCCAACGTCACCTTCGTGGTGCGCGGCTACAGCGAGGACTACCCCATCGCCGACAACACCTCGGAACAGGGCCGCCGCAAGAACCGCCGCGTGGAGGTGACGTTCCCGAAGGAGGCCTGA
- a CDS encoding type II secretion system F family protein gives MLCGTLAVAGVHTYASGRAQRQDLVDRLSGGPLRTAAGRARRFAAVDRRLRRTRLGRTIQLRISATGLDVTAGEFFTYVAAVVVALWLIAAAALAPFFGPIAGLLGMWSAAIFLNWQRQKRIEAFINQLPDVARLLANAAAAGLALRTALAMAAEELEAPAGEELARVADQLTLGRSVDDTLGELAERLPSRELVVLVTTLVLSNKAGGSVVNSLRNLTQTLEDRKETRREVRTMLSEVNATAFTVPLLGLGSLLLINSSNEGALAKVTGSPLGQTLVLISMGLYTIGFFVIRRLGKIEV, from the coding sequence ATGCTGTGCGGCACGCTCGCCGTGGCGGGCGTCCACACCTACGCGTCCGGCCGCGCCCAGCGCCAGGACCTCGTCGACCGCCTCTCCGGCGGGCCCCTGCGCACCGCCGCGGGCCGCGCCCGCCGCTTCGCCGCCGTCGACCGCCGGCTGCGCCGCACCCGCCTGGGCCGCACCATCCAGCTGAGGATCTCGGCGACGGGCCTGGACGTGACGGCGGGCGAGTTCTTCACGTACGTCGCCGCCGTGGTCGTCGCGCTGTGGCTGATCGCGGCCGCCGCCCTGGCGCCCTTCTTCGGCCCCATCGCGGGCCTCCTCGGCATGTGGAGCGCCGCGATCTTCCTCAACTGGCAGCGCCAGAAACGCATCGAGGCGTTCATCAACCAGCTCCCGGACGTGGCCCGCCTGCTGGCCAACGCGGCAGCGGCCGGCCTCGCCCTGCGCACCGCCCTCGCGATGGCGGCGGAGGAACTGGAAGCACCCGCCGGTGAGGAACTGGCCCGCGTGGCGGACCAGCTGACACTGGGCCGCTCGGTCGACGACACCCTCGGCGAGCTGGCCGAACGTCTCCCGTCCCGCGAGCTCGTCGTCCTCGTCACCACGCTGGTCCTCTCCAACAAGGCGGGCGGCTCGGTCGTCAACTCCCTGCGGAACCTGACCCAGACCCTGGAGGACCGCAAGGAGACACGTCGTGAGGTCCGCACGATGCTCTCCGAGGTCAACGCGACGGCGTTCACGGTCCCGCTCCTCGGCCTCGGCTCGCTCCTCCTCATCAACTCCTCGAACGAGGGCGCCCTCGCCAAGGTGACCGGCTCCCCGCTCGGCCAGACCCTGGTGCTGATCTCCATGGGGCTCTACACGATCGGTTTCTTCGTCATCCGCCGCCTCGGCAAGATCGAAGTATGA
- a CDS encoding sensor histidine kinase, with translation MTASWKHRWAEPPFKGRRQERGELRDQPRRTRSLRTALPTGGSAKWATGYFADDAAAPGSVRLQLNALQALCRQAFAVRLTLIAIGAPFATANATDGLPRHAVLTAAVLGVMGSYAMLRDWDRFAPRLLAHPTLMAVDLVFGAILLLTASPASPLAYAAVCTPLLAGLLYGWRGSGVFTGLQLVVLLTVFRAWEQRPGAGASTLLIAGFCVAAGIIGVTLRNLMFHFGTASQALAEANSRLAVAEAVESERARLAREMHDSVAKTLHGLALAAEALAVAADHDTDPRALTSQAAAVAGAARRAAAESRDLLTDLRDHTTLSSPPADLATELASRVADFESRTGIRATFTHRPAPAPARETATPAPTPTPACEAATPVPTLPSEAPRQLLAIVSEALENAHRHAGATRVDVTLDASHPVLSLTVRDDGAGSAVSLDDVQVLARSGHFGLLGMLERAASVGACLHLRTAERGGTEVTVDLPPAAPLPAPSSHTPQEEAAHA, from the coding sequence ATGACGGCCAGCTGGAAGCACCGGTGGGCGGAGCCCCCCTTCAAGGGGCGCCGTCAGGAGCGCGGAGAACTGCGCGACCAGCCACGACGGACCCGCAGCCTCCGCACGGCCCTCCCCACCGGCGGCTCCGCCAAGTGGGCCACAGGCTACTTCGCGGACGACGCGGCAGCGCCCGGCAGCGTCCGCCTCCAGCTCAACGCCCTACAGGCCCTGTGCCGCCAGGCGTTCGCCGTACGCCTCACCCTCATCGCGATCGGCGCGCCCTTCGCGACCGCCAACGCGACCGACGGCCTGCCCCGGCACGCCGTCCTCACCGCCGCGGTCCTGGGCGTGATGGGCTCGTACGCCATGCTCAGGGACTGGGACCGCTTCGCCCCCCGGCTCCTGGCCCACCCCACCCTCATGGCAGTGGACCTGGTCTTCGGCGCGATACTCCTGCTGACGGCGTCCCCGGCCTCCCCGCTCGCGTACGCGGCCGTCTGTACGCCCCTCCTGGCGGGCCTGCTGTACGGCTGGCGCGGCTCCGGAGTCTTCACGGGCCTGCAACTGGTGGTCCTGCTGACGGTGTTCAGGGCGTGGGAACAGCGCCCGGGCGCCGGTGCCAGCACCCTGCTGATCGCGGGCTTCTGCGTCGCCGCGGGCATCATCGGTGTCACCCTGCGCAATCTGATGTTCCACTTCGGCACGGCGAGTCAGGCCCTCGCGGAGGCGAACTCCCGCCTGGCCGTCGCGGAGGCCGTCGAGTCCGAACGGGCGCGCCTGGCCCGGGAGATGCACGACTCCGTGGCGAAGACCCTGCACGGTCTCGCGCTGGCCGCCGAGGCCCTGGCGGTGGCCGCGGACCACGACACCGACCCCCGCGCGCTCACGTCCCAGGCCGCGGCGGTGGCGGGTGCGGCACGCCGGGCGGCGGCGGAGTCCCGGGACCTGCTCACCGACCTGCGGGACCACACCACCCTGTCGAGCCCGCCCGCGGACCTGGCGACGGAACTGGCGTCCAGGGTGGCGGACTTCGAGTCCCGTACGGGTATCAGGGCGACCTTCACCCACCGGCCCGCCCCGGCACCGGCCCGCGAGACCGCCACTCCGGCCCCGACCCCGACACCGGCCTGCGAGGCCGCCACACCAGTTCCCACGCTCCCTTCCGAGGCGCCCAGACAGCTCCTGGCGATCGTCTCGGAGGCCCTGGAGAACGCACACCGTCACGCGGGGGCGACCCGCGTGGACGTGACCCTCGACGCCTCGCACCCTGTCCTGAGCCTGACCGTGCGGGACGACGGCGCCGGCAGCGCCGTGTCCCTCGACGACGTACAGGTCCTGGCGAGATCCGGCCACTTCGGTCTGCTGGGAATGCTGGAGCGCGCGGCGTCCGTGGGCGCGTGCCTGCACCTGCGCACAGCCGAGCGCGGAGGCACGGAGGTCACCGTGGACCTCCCGCCCGCCGCCCCCTTGCCCGCACCTTCCTCTCACACTCCTCAAGAGGAGGCCGCACATGCCTGA
- a CDS encoding LLM class flavin-dependent oxidoreductase, with product MTALGAVFRPQLPPERLRAVVRAADDAGLEELWLWEDCFLEGGISTAAAALAWTERLRVGVGLLPVPLRNVAVTAMETATLDRLFPGRAVLAVGHGVQDWMGQVGARAESPVTLLREYLLALRALLRGERVTTDGRYVKLDDVALDWPPPAPVRILAGATGPRSLKLSGEAADGTVLTANTSPEGVRRARRLIDQGRESASRTEAHQVVVYLLAATGPDATARLRAEQETEGVASVPDLGVAGDADTVAKAVQRLADAGADTVILQPTADEPDPEGFVRFTAEKVRPLVP from the coding sequence ATGACTGCACTCGGTGCTGTATTCCGACCTCAACTGCCCCCGGAGCGCCTACGAGCCGTGGTCCGCGCAGCGGACGACGCCGGGCTGGAGGAGCTCTGGCTCTGGGAGGACTGCTTCCTGGAGGGAGGCATCTCGACGGCGGCGGCGGCCCTCGCGTGGACGGAACGGCTGCGCGTCGGAGTCGGCCTGCTCCCCGTGCCGTTGCGCAACGTCGCCGTGACCGCGATGGAGACCGCCACCCTGGACCGGCTCTTCCCCGGCCGGGCCGTCCTGGCGGTGGGCCACGGCGTACAGGACTGGATGGGGCAGGTCGGCGCGCGGGCCGAGTCGCCCGTGACCCTGCTGCGCGAGTACCTCCTGGCGCTGCGCGCACTGCTGCGGGGCGAGCGCGTCACGACGGACGGCCGGTACGTGAAACTCGACGACGTGGCTCTCGACTGGCCCCCTCCGGCGCCGGTGCGGATCCTCGCCGGGGCCACCGGACCGCGTTCGCTCAAGCTCTCCGGGGAGGCCGCGGACGGGACCGTTCTCACCGCGAACACATCCCCGGAGGGGGTGCGCAGGGCCCGCCGACTCATCGACCAGGGGCGCGAGTCGGCGTCCCGCACCGAGGCGCACCAGGTGGTCGTCTACCTCCTCGCCGCCACCGGCCCGGACGCCACCGCCCGCCTCCGCGCCGAGCAGGAGACCGAAGGCGTGGCGTCGGTCCCGGACCTCGGGGTCGCCGGGGACGCCGACACCGTCGCCAAGGCCGTGCAACGCCTCGCGGACGCCGGCGCCGACACCGTGATCCTCCAGCCCACCGCCGACGAACCGGACCCCGAGGGCTTCGTCCGCTTCACGGCCGAGAAGGTACGCCCCCTCGTCCCCTGA